From Halapricum desulfuricans, a single genomic window includes:
- a CDS encoding L-lactate permease, with the protein MVGTLTLAALAATPIAAAFALLVVFRWSAARAMGVGWIIVTVLGLAYWQMDPSWWLASAVYGGLSAIDIILIVFGAILLMNYLDISGAISTIRWHFSGIATDRRIQLLLIGLGFITIIEGVAGFGTPGALAAPLLIGLGFPPLGAAVFALFFNAPNPQFGAAGTPILGGVNAVIGEGKLAEATEPITQAEFQALVSGYSGVVTGLTFSFWGVLGIFLLVYWFGDEHERSLRGAARATAPVAPFAVVLGVVAGLTQWSIAWFVGTELPSIVAGFVVFGLGLAMADRGIFVPDEPWTFPERESWSDEWLGGLSLDSISGDEPKKEMPVLLAWTPYLLVGVILLITRWPTLDLVATLQEFTVGIPAVLGYSDLSWNLQYLYLPGTMPFIPVAILTGFLYRMDSSDTVEAWRESVRQIAPAAVTLVIVVSLTQILIQSGADPASARFDAGMMDALSQAVAFGAGAALPAVAPWIGALGGFVTGSNTVSDILFAALQYDAAEQVGVSRSIVVALQNVGGGIGNMISVQNIAAISGVVGMTGREGDILRKTVVPTILFALFAGAVGMVLVYVVAPGAF; encoded by the coding sequence ATGGTCGGGACGCTCACGCTGGCAGCGCTGGCGGCGACTCCGATCGCGGCGGCCTTCGCGCTGCTTGTGGTGTTCCGGTGGTCGGCAGCACGGGCGATGGGCGTCGGCTGGATCATCGTGACGGTTCTCGGGCTTGCGTACTGGCAGATGGACCCGTCGTGGTGGCTCGCGTCCGCGGTCTACGGCGGACTGTCGGCCATCGACATCATCCTGATCGTCTTCGGGGCGATCCTGCTGATGAACTACCTGGACATCAGCGGTGCGATCTCGACGATCCGGTGGCACTTCAGCGGCATCGCGACCGACAGGCGGATCCAGTTGCTGTTGATCGGGCTCGGGTTCATCACGATCATCGAGGGCGTGGCCGGTTTCGGGACGCCGGGAGCGCTGGCCGCACCGCTGTTGATCGGGCTGGGGTTCCCGCCGCTGGGCGCGGCCGTGTTCGCGCTGTTTTTCAACGCCCCGAACCCGCAGTTCGGTGCCGCGGGGACGCCGATCCTCGGCGGCGTCAACGCGGTCATCGGCGAAGGGAAGCTCGCGGAAGCGACCGAACCGATCACGCAGGCCGAGTTTCAGGCCCTGGTCTCGGGGTACTCGGGCGTCGTCACCGGTCTGACCTTCTCGTTTTGGGGCGTGCTGGGGATCTTCCTGCTCGTGTACTGGTTCGGAGACGAACACGAGCGGTCGCTGCGGGGCGCGGCCCGCGCGACCGCGCCGGTTGCGCCGTTCGCGGTCGTGCTCGGTGTCGTTGCCGGACTGACCCAGTGGTCGATCGCGTGGTTTGTCGGTACCGAACTCCCGTCGATCGTCGCTGGCTTCGTCGTCTTCGGGCTCGGGCTCGCCATGGCCGATCGGGGGATATTCGTTCCTGACGAGCCCTGGACGTTCCCCGAGCGCGAGAGCTGGTCGGACGAGTGGCTCGGCGGGCTGAGTCTCGACAGTATCTCCGGCGACGAACCGAAAAAGGAGATGCCCGTGCTCCTGGCCTGGACGCCGTACCTGCTCGTCGGCGTGATCCTGCTGATCACCCGCTGGCCGACGCTCGATCTCGTTGCTACCCTGCAAGAGTTTACGGTCGGCATCCCGGCCGTGCTCGGGTACAGCGATCTCTCGTGGAACCTGCAGTATCTCTACCTGCCCGGAACGATGCCGTTCATCCCGGTCGCGATTCTGACGGGCTTTCTCTACCGGATGGACAGCTCGGACACGGTCGAGGCCTGGCGCGAATCGGTCCGGCAGATCGCCCCGGCCGCGGTGACACTGGTAATCGTCGTCTCGCTGACCCAGATCCTGATCCAGTCGGGTGCCGACCCCGCCAGTGCCCGTTTCGACGCGGGGATGATGGACGCGCTCTCGCAAGCCGTCGCGTTCGGTGCTGGAGCGGCACTGCCGGCGGTCGCTCCCTGGATCGGTGCGCTCGGCGGCTTCGTCACGGGATCGAACACCGTCTCGGACATCCTGTTCGCCGCGCTCCAGTACGACGCGGCCGAGCAAGTCGGCGTTTCCCGGTCGATCGTCGTCGCGCTCCAGAACGTCGGCGGCGGCATCGGGAACATGATCTCCGTCCAGAACATTGCTGCCATCTCCGGCGTGGTCGGGATGACCGGCCGCGAGGGCGATATCCTACGCAAGACGGTTGTCCCGACGATCCTCTTCGCGCTGTTCGCCGGCGCAGTCGGGATGGTGCTAGTGTATGTCGTCGCGCCCGGGGCGTTCTAA